A stretch of DNA from Meiothermus cerbereus DSM 11376:
TCAGGCGAACTTTAGGCTGGACGGTGCAGGTCATGCAGCGACCCGATGCCAACTTTCGCGGTATCTGGTGGCCCGATGAAAAACCCATCCCTGATGACTTAGCCGAGGAGCTACTCAAGAAGACCCGAGGGCATCGTGGCTTTGTGGTCATCCCCAGGAGGTGGGTAGTGGAGCGCACCTTTGCCTGGCTAAGTTTCAATCGTAGGCTCAATCGGGACTACGAGTTCCTGCCCGAAACCTCAGAAACCTTTATCTACACGGCGATGATCCGACTTATGGTCAGAAGATTGGCTTCCTAGACGGTTTTAAGACAGTCTCTTAGTTGCGCCTCACCCAAACGCGCTACCGCAAGAGATGCCTTTGATTTTTTCTGGGGCCCCCACCTGAAGCTGCGCCAAGAGCTGCCCCTGCATCCGGTTGGTTTTAACCTGCCCTAAACAGAAAGCTTCGGGTGGGGTTCATATTACCGCGGCACCCCCTGAATCGCCCCCGCGCGCAAGCGTTGCAAAAACCTCACCTCCGGCAAACGCCCAGCCAGATACTCGCTCAGGTCGGGGGCTGCTTTGCCGGTTTGAATCATGCGGAAGAGCACCCAAAGCTGCTCCAGGCGAATCTTGCCTTCGCGCCGGAGCTTCCCTATTTTTTGCAGGCGCGCATCCACCGGCCCCAGGGGCGGAACGCCAGGAATGGCCCCCGCCTGTACCAGGCTCACAAACTGACCGCTGGTCAGGTTACCCGAGAGGTACAGCAGCAAATCCTCGGGCTGAACCCTGCCCTCCACCCGCTCTACCAGTGCATCGAACTGCTCGCCAGAGATGTGGCCGGCCAGTTTGAGGCCTGCCAGTCGGCTTTTGGCTACTGCAAGGGGGTTGAGTGCCAGGGTGTAATCGTCGGGGCCGTAGAGCTGGGGGGTTTGCGGCGTGCCCTTGCGCTGGCTGAAGGCCTCGACCTGCACGGCTGCATAGCGATACGCCTCGCCAATGGTTACGTAGCCGTCTCCATTTGCATCGGCCTTACCCGAAATGGCCTCGAGCAAATAAGCGGTAAAGATACCGCCACCCACCTCGGCATCTTCCCAGCTGGGCTGGGTGTCGGCGGAAGAGGCCAGCAGCACATTGGCCCCGTTCAGGTCTGGTTTTTGCGGCTTGGGAAAACTTTTGCGACCCGGCATGGCGAAGCTGCGCGAGCCAGCAAGGGATTGTCCGCTAAAGCACGCATCCACAATCAGGATCAGGCGGCCTTTACCCTGGCTGGCCTTCCGCACAAGCTCCTGCAGCCAATCCAGGGGTAGCCAGGTTTCCTCGTCGTTGATTTTGGCGTCGCTGGGCATCAGGGCGGCCTGCCCCAGCCGGCTCGGCATCCCGTGGCCGGAGTAGTAGACGATGAGCGTATCGCTTATCCCCATGCGGCGGGCCAGGCCTCGGAGCTCGGCCTCGATAGCAGTCTTGCTGGCCTCGGTGTCCAGCAGTACCCGTACCTTGCTGAGCTGCCCCTTGTTGGGGTCTCGCAGGGCCTGGGCCATTTTGCGAGCGTCACTCTCGGCATAGCTAAGGGGAGGCAGGCTGGGGGTATCGGGGTAGGGCCGGTAGTTGTTAATTCCGATGACCAGGGCGTAGGTTTCTGGTTTGGGCATAGGCTGGGCGACACCCAGAGCCAGCATCCCCAGCCCTACCAGCCAGGTTACAAACAGGC
This window harbors:
- a CDS encoding transposase — its product is RRTLGWTVQVMQRPDANFRGIWWPDEKPIPDDLAEELLKKTRGHRGFVVIPRRWVVERTFAWLSFNRRLNRDYEFLPETSETFIYTAMIRLMVRRLAS
- a CDS encoding caspase family protein, producing MPHNSSLFVTWLVGLGMLALGVAQPMPKPETYALVIGINNYRPYPDTPSLPPLSYAESDARKMAQALRDPNKGQLSKVRVLLDTEASKTAIEAELRGLARRMGISDTLIVYYSGHGMPSRLGQAALMPSDAKINDEETWLPLDWLQELVRKASQGKGRLILIVDACFSGQSLAGSRSFAMPGRKSFPKPQKPDLNGANVLLASSADTQPSWEDAEVGGGIFTAYLLEAISGKADANGDGYVTIGEAYRYAAVQVEAFSQRKGTPQTPQLYGPDDYTLALNPLAVAKSRLAGLKLAGHISGEQFDALVERVEGRVQPEDLLLYLSGNLTSGQFVSLVQAGAIPGVPPLGPVDARLQKIGKLRREGKIRLEQLWVLFRMIQTGKAAPDLSEYLAGRLPEVRFLQRLRAGAIQGVPR